CTCCGGCGGACAATCGGTCGGGTCGAACCGGGCGGCGGTCTCCGCGACGGCGGCCAGGTCCTTACGTAGCCTTCGCAGGTCCCTGATCCTCTGGTCGATATCGCCGATGTGACGGTCGACCAGTTCGGCCACGTGCGAGCACGGGAGGTCACCCCGGTCCCGGATCCCGAGCACCTCCTTCAGCTCGGCCAGGGTGAACCCCACCGCCTGGCCGGCCCGAATGAACATGAGACGGTCGATCACAGCCGGGGCGTACTCCCGGTACCCCGATCGGGTCCGCTCCGGTTCGGGCAGCAGACCCGACTCCTCGTAGA
This genomic window from Acidimicrobiia bacterium contains:
- a CDS encoding heavy metal-responsive transcriptional regulator, coding for MQIGEVARKVGVATSAIRFYEESGLLPEPERTRSGYREYAPAVIDRLMFIRAGQAVGFTLAELKEVLGIRDRGDLPCSHVAELVDRHIGDIDQRIRDLRRLRKDLAAVAETAARFDPTDCPPESVCRILTATR